A region from the Aegilops tauschii subsp. strangulata cultivar AL8/78 chromosome 5, Aet v6.0, whole genome shotgun sequence genome encodes:
- the LOC109773704 gene encoding beta-glucosidase 30 yields MGKRQVLPALLLALLALASSGGGAHPATPVKAPFSRHSFPKGFVFGTGSAAYQYEGAVKEGGRGPTVWDKFAHTPGKIADGGNGDVALDFYHRYKEDLKLVVDMNMDAFRFSIAWSRILPTGSLSGGVNRHGIAFYNSLINEVIAKGLKPYVTLHHWDTPLGLEDKYGGFLSEKIVKDYVDFTDVCFNEFGDRVKNWTTFNEPWTYSTYGYATGVFAPGRCSPHVSKSCGAGDSAREPYIVTHNILLAHAAAVQLYRRKYQKAQGGEIGITLVCHWYLPYSNSTADKDAAKRRVEFMLGWFMDPIVHGDYPASMKSWLGARLPSFTPEQKAMLKGSHDFFGLNYYTTYYAIATPPANALLGSYDADNRSNVTGFRNGKPLGPQAYTEFLFVYPPGILELMLYAKRKYNNPAIFVMENGIDEGNNSTLPIKEALKDPARINYHYKHLLFLNLAIKHKVNIRGYFSWTFMDCFEWGDGYKDRFGLIYIDRNTLKRYPKDSSKWMGRFLKK; encoded by the exons ATGGGTAAGCGCCAGGTTCTCCCCGCTCTCCTCCTCGCCCTCCTGGCCCTTGCGTCCAGCGGCGGCGGTGCCCATCCGGCTACGCCGGTGAAGGCGCCGTTCAGCAGGCACAGCTTCCCCAAGGGGTTCGTCTTCGGCACCGGCTCCGCAGCCTACCAG TACGAAGGCGCCGTCAAGGAAGGTGGCCGGGGACCGACGGTGTGGGACAAGTTCGCCCATACTCCAG GCAAGATCGCAGACGGTGGCAATGGAGACGTAGCGCTAGATTTTTACCATCGCTACAAG GAGGATCTGAAGTTGGTGGTGGACATGAACATGGATGCCTTCAGGTTCTCTATCGCGTGGAGCAGGATACTGCCAA CTGGTTCTCTGAGTGGAGGAGTTAACAGACACGGGATTGCATTTTACAATAGCCTTATCAACGAGGTCATAGCTAAAG GGTTGAAGCCATATGTCACACTGCACCACTGGGACACACCCCTGGGGCTAGAGGACAAATACGGTGGCTTCCTCAGTGAAAAGATTGT GAAGGACTACGTGGACTTCACGGACGTGTGCTTCAACGAGTTCGGCGACCGCGTGAAGAACTGGACGACGTTCAACGAGCCGTGGACGTACAGCACCTACGGCTACGCCACCGGCGTGTTCGCGCCGGGGCGGTGCTCGCCGCACGTCTCCAAGTCCTGCGGCGCCGGCGACTCGGCCCGGGAGCCCTACATCGTGACGCACAACATCCTGCTGGCCCACGCCGCCGCCGTCCAGCTGTACCGGCGAAAGTACCAGAAGGCGCAGGGCGGCGAGATCGGCATCACGCTGGTGTGCCACTGGTACCTCCCCTACAGCAACTCCACCGCCGACAAGGACGCCGCCAAGCGCCGGGTGGAGTTCATGCTGGGGTGGTTCATGGACCCCATCGTGCACGGCGACTACCCGGCGTCCATGAAGAGCTGGCTCGGCGCCCGGCTGCCGAGCTTCACCCCGGAGCAGAAGGCGATGCTCAAGGGGTCGCACGACTTCTTTGGCCTCAACTACTACACCACCTACTACGCCATCGCCACGCCCCCGGCCAACGCCCTCCTCGGCTCCTACGACGCCGACAACCGCTCCAACGTCACCGGCTTCCGCAACGGCAAGCCCCTCGGCCCGCAGGCCTACACCGAGTTCCTCTTCGTGTACCCGCCGGGCATCCTCGAGCTCATGCTCTACGCCAAGCGCAAGTACAACAACCCGGCCATCTTCGTCATGGAGAACGGCATCGACGAGGGGAACAACAGCACGCTGCCCATCAAGGAGGCGCTCAAGGACCCCGCCAGGATCAACTACCACTACAAGCACCTCCTCTTCCTCAACCTCGCAATCAA GCACAAGGTGAACATAAGGGGCTACTTCTCGTGGACGTTCATGGACTGCTTCGAGTGGGGGGACGGGTACAAGGACCGCTTCGGCCTCATCTACATCGACCGCAACACGCTCAAGCGCTACCCCAAGGACTCCAGCAAATGGATGGGCAGATTCCTCAAGAAATGA